The genomic DNA ATCGGCCGTTGGATTCAGTTCCGCCAGCAGCATCGCGCCGCGCGCTCGGTCGATCTACTGCTGCGGATCACGCCGCGCCACGCCAGCCGGATCCTGGACGATGGCCAGACGCAGGCGGTGCTGGCCGACAACTTGCAAGCGGGCGACCGGATTCGCGTCGCCGCGGGCGAAAGCTTTCCAGCCGACGGAGAGATCATCGCCGGAGAGACGACGATCGACAGGTCGTTGCTGACGGGGGAGAGCCAGCCGATTCGCGCCGCGGTGGGGGAGACGGTCCTTGCCGGCACGGTGAACGTCACGCGGTCGATCGATGTCTGCGTCGAGGCGAGCGGCGATGCGAGCCGGATCGGGCGGGTGATGCAAGCTGTCGAAGCCGCCGCAGCCCGCAAGACGCCGATCGTTCAATTGGCCGATCGGATCGGCGGGATCTTTGTGATCGTCGTCACCACGTTGGCGCTCGTCGCGTTTGCGCTCAGTGCTCGCGACAACTGGCAACAGGGAGCGGCCAATGCCACGGCGCTGTTGATCGTCGCCTGTCCCTGCGCCTTGGCGCTGGCAACGCCGCTGGCGATCGCGGTCTCGCTGGGCCGAGCCGCTCGCCGGAAGATATTGATCCGCGACGGCAGCTCGCTGCAACAGCTGGCCGGAACCGGGACGATCTGGTTCGACAAAACGGGAACGCTGACCGAGGGGCGATCGCGCGTCGTCGAAGTCATCGGTGATCGCGACGGCTTGGCGAGCGCCGCGGCGATCGAACGCGATGTCTGCCATCCGATCGCCGATGCGATCCTGGCCGCCGCCGATCTTCCCGACGACTTCGAAGGGGTGGCGGCAACTGGCGAAGACAACTCGACCGACGAAGTCGATGCGTCAAGTGAAGCAACCGCGCGAACGCAGATTGCGATCGGCGGCGTCTTGGGGGAACATCGCGGTACCGCGATCGCGGCCGGAAGTCTGAAATTCATTCAGTCCCAGGGGATCGAAATCCCGGCTAAATTGTCGCAGGCAGCCGAGCGGTTGACCGCTCAAGGGACCACGGCGATCGTGGTCGCTCGCGACGCGATCGCGATCACCGTGCTGGGGACCGACGATCCGTTGAGAGCTGGTGCCGACGTGGCGATTGCGGAACTGAAGCGGGCCGGATGGCGAGTCGGCATCCTTTCGGGAGACCATCCCGGCGTCGTCCGCAGCGTTGCCGATCGCGTGGGCGTGCCGCAATCGCTGGCGATCGGCGGGCTTTCTCCCGAAAACAAACTGGACATTGTGTCGCATCACAGCCCGGCCGAACCTGGCTCGGCGGAACGTCATCTCCCCGAACCAGCCCCGGGATTGCAGGTGATGATCGGCGATGGAGCCAACGACGCGGCAGCTTTGGCCGCGGCGGATGTCGGGATTGCG from Rosistilla carotiformis includes the following:
- a CDS encoding heavy metal translocating P-type ATPase, translating into MNTKAFSDSSAAESPADSAASADEAACPAIVELPCVHCGLPTRVRADADPQRIFCCNGCHGAYDLINGWGLSDFYALRDQMTSAAAQGVPGQRSRYDVFDQPEFLGDSAPKSQSGGLLSTDLALHGLHCGACAWLIENAAARIDGWQLARVKMSDHTIRIVFDPQRVPLSEIARTMDRLGYQVAPLTKQLDDHFARENRRLLIQIAIAGFCAANAMWIAIGLYAGEASGVAADHRMFLRTIGTGLGLLAVAVPGRTFFRGALASLRTRTPHMDLPVALGLSVGSVAGLINAITGRGDVYFDSLAVLVFFLLIGRWIQFRQQHRAARSVDLLLRITPRHASRILDDGQTQAVLADNLQAGDRIRVAAGESFPADGEIIAGETTIDRSLLTGESQPIRAAVGETVLAGTVNVTRSIDVCVEASGDASRIGRVMQAVEAAAARKTPIVQLADRIGGIFVIVVTTLALVAFALSARDNWQQGAANATALLIVACPCALALATPLAIAVSLGRAARRKILIRDGSSLQQLAGTGTIWFDKTGTLTEGRSRVVEVIGDRDGLASAAAIERDVCHPIADAILAAADLPDDFEGVAATGEDNSTDEVDASSEATARTQIAIGGVLGEHRGTAIAAGSLKFIQSQGIEIPAKLSQAAERLTAQGTTAIVVARDAIAITVLGTDDPLRAGADVAIAELKRAGWRVGILSGDHPGVVRSVADRVGVPQSLAIGGLSPENKLDIVSHHSPAEPGSAERHLPEPAPGLQVMIGDGANDAAALAAADVGIAVRGGAEVSLQAAPIFIASGRLGSVVELVRGARRTARLIHITFAVSLGYNVIAVGLAMAGRISPLVAAVLMPLSSVSVLSLTLASRSFRERDEPERTK